The following coding sequences are from one Arthrobacter crystallopoietes window:
- a CDS encoding multicopper oxidase domain-containing protein: MNEFENNVQHNDDAGTRLGEDAPVSRWSFVKYGAAAGLGALALAGAQPAHARTSTPTEEAEAPEPTDLAPGAATGVATEEAEDLEPADKATDEAEDLEPTDETTDEAEDTELLESDREVLDVYINEGYLKMVDDSLVYFRGFGDRPTEKNDANPSLTIKPKVFLKDDTWVDSRIYPVGAPEPPRGTPTPLAPDPHNPGQYYVRRAHWGSFMPERVIVAETGSTITLRVHNRLAKDHELAIHKAGDDGENVSTGKIAPGKVGTLELKAPDPGVYIYSDPGNQPVERTLGLYGALVVMDPSDAWCISPDAAEFERQWVWLCHAIDPVWANIEAKGGTVDPVRQKAVPRYFTLNGRSGYESMGMTRNEALNRASDEETTISGYPRQFDAREFAEGSTIGSLRGGQLVRIVNCGIVFHQMHFHGNHLWTVRSNNEDWGRTEGFVDERGYVCIQQWEDVIKVRGMETKDSIVPIKRPPDAVDQVWLTRKEDWAYPMHCHSESSQTAAGGMYPGGLTAHWIIKAPVTSASP; this comes from the coding sequence ATGAATGAGTTCGAAAACAACGTTCAGCACAACGACGACGCCGGGACCCGCCTCGGCGAGGACGCGCCGGTGAGCCGCTGGAGCTTTGTGAAGTACGGGGCTGCCGCGGGGCTCGGCGCGCTGGCACTGGCCGGTGCGCAGCCGGCCCATGCGCGGACCTCGACGCCGACCGAAGAGGCTGAGGCACCCGAGCCCACCGATCTAGCGCCAGGTGCCGCGACCGGCGTGGCTACCGAAGAGGCTGAGGACCTGGAGCCGGCTGACAAGGCGACCGATGAGGCTGAGGATCTGGAGCCCACCGACGAGACGACTGATGAAGCGGAGGACACGGAGCTGCTGGAATCGGACCGGGAAGTGCTGGACGTCTACATCAACGAGGGCTACCTCAAGATGGTGGATGACTCGCTGGTCTACTTCCGAGGGTTCGGCGACCGCCCCACCGAGAAGAACGACGCCAATCCCAGCCTTACCATCAAGCCCAAGGTCTTCCTGAAGGACGACACCTGGGTGGACAGCCGGATCTACCCGGTTGGGGCGCCGGAACCGCCACGCGGAACGCCGACGCCGCTGGCGCCGGATCCGCATAATCCCGGCCAATATTACGTCCGCAGGGCCCACTGGGGCAGCTTCATGCCCGAGCGGGTGATCGTTGCCGAAACAGGCAGCACGATCACGCTGCGCGTGCACAACCGGCTGGCCAAGGACCACGAGCTGGCCATCCACAAGGCAGGCGACGACGGCGAAAATGTCAGCACGGGCAAGATCGCTCCTGGCAAGGTCGGCACGCTGGAACTGAAAGCGCCGGACCCCGGGGTCTACATTTACAGCGATCCAGGCAACCAGCCGGTGGAACGGACCCTGGGCCTGTACGGAGCGCTGGTTGTCATGGACCCGTCGGACGCCTGGTGCATCTCGCCTGACGCCGCCGAATTCGAACGCCAGTGGGTCTGGCTCTGCCACGCCATCGATCCGGTATGGGCCAACATCGAGGCCAAGGGCGGCACCGTGGACCCGGTCCGGCAGAAGGCCGTGCCGCGCTACTTCACGCTTAACGGCCGCAGCGGCTACGAGTCCATGGGCATGACCCGCAACGAGGCGTTGAACCGGGCCTCCGATGAGGAGACCACCATCTCGGGATACCCACGGCAGTTCGACGCCCGGGAGTTCGCCGAAGGCTCGACCATCGGCTCACTGCGCGGCGGGCAACTGGTCCGCATCGTCAACTGCGGGATTGTCTTCCACCAGATGCACTTCCACGGCAACCACCTGTGGACCGTGCGCTCAAACAACGAGGACTGGGGCCGCACCGAGGGCTTCGTGGATGAACGAGGATACGTCTGCATCCAGCAGTGGGAAGACGTCATCAAGGTGAGGGGGATGGAAACCAAAGACTCCATCGTCCCGATCAAGCGGCCGCCGGACGCTGTCGACCAGGTCTGGCTTACCCGGAAGGAAGACTGGGCCTACCCCATGCACTGCCACTCCGAATCC
- a CDS encoding heavy metal translocating P-type ATPase translates to MDTLDLAVIAAGIALIGFLAWYFFRPRKATRAEVSGGVQTVDIAVRGGYTPDLVHVTAGTPVRLRFNRQDNSDCTSRVVFPDLRKSASLAAFGTTTVDLVIDEPGEYPWACGMNMLHGRLVAEPAGTAPADTGREEEAETARAVGVGPRLEANQPRERAEFMLPGALRSMLIDTVKAESRLQRIDGVESAEINFGAERAVLVYDPERAGTNELEKAVTDVTGFPARLRPEPGSEPTEEAEAEAQHQEVRDLKWRVALGTVLTVPVLYAAMVSHFIGSRFVPDFLENPYTQLVLTLPVMFIVGWPIHRIGWRALANRSAEMNSLIALGTAAAFGYSLAVTFFPGVFPEEVREVYYEVVSFIVTVILLGRLVEARARSGTGEAIRALLALTPATARVLRDGQEVEVDANEVQAGDKIRVRPGEKIPVDGEIIEGRSTIDESMITGESVPVSKGAGDPVTGATVNTTGAFTMRATRVGAETALAQIIKLVQEAQSSKAPIQRLVDTVAGYFVPAVVFIAVIAFVVWFVVGPALTLAVVAAVSVLIIACPCALGLATPLSIMVATGKGASMGVLVKSAEALESAHKADTVVLDKTGTITRGEPSLTDLVPAAGQDPDELLRLVASAEADSEHPLAAAIVRNAQEKGLRLSPVSAFDSVTGKGVRASVDGREVLIGNIRLLSDAAIETGQFGEQAARLSEEGKTPMYVAVDGQAAGLVAVADTLKPSSRAAVAALHRLGVEVVMITGDNAATARAVAGQVGIDRVLADVLPEHKAAEIRTLQDQGKLVAMVGDGINDAPALAQADVGIAIGTGTDVAIEAADITLMSGDLQALVTAVALSKATMRNIRQNLFLAFGYNTAAIPIAAGLLYPATGALLSPMIAAAAMAVSSISVVVNASRLHRFAPEPAEEPGDAGTVPVPAQVKASGAGR, encoded by the coding sequence ATGGATACGCTCGATTTAGCCGTCATTGCCGCCGGTATCGCTTTGATAGGATTCCTCGCCTGGTACTTTTTCCGGCCCCGGAAAGCGACGCGCGCCGAGGTTTCCGGCGGCGTCCAGACGGTCGACATTGCGGTGCGCGGCGGATACACACCGGATCTGGTGCATGTGACGGCAGGTACCCCGGTCAGGCTGCGGTTCAACCGGCAGGACAACAGTGACTGCACCAGCCGGGTCGTCTTTCCCGACCTGCGCAAAAGCGCATCGCTGGCGGCGTTCGGCACCACGACGGTTGACCTGGTCATTGACGAGCCCGGAGAGTATCCCTGGGCCTGCGGGATGAACATGCTGCACGGCCGCCTGGTCGCCGAACCTGCCGGAACTGCACCGGCCGATACCGGCCGGGAGGAAGAAGCCGAAACGGCCCGCGCCGTCGGCGTCGGACCCCGGCTCGAGGCCAACCAACCCCGTGAACGCGCCGAGTTCATGCTCCCCGGCGCGCTGCGCAGCATGCTGATCGACACCGTGAAAGCCGAATCCCGGCTGCAGCGTATCGACGGCGTCGAATCAGCGGAGATCAATTTCGGCGCCGAACGTGCCGTGCTGGTATACGACCCGGAGCGCGCGGGCACCAACGAGCTCGAAAAAGCCGTCACCGACGTTACCGGCTTCCCCGCCCGCCTGCGCCCCGAGCCGGGGAGCGAACCGACCGAGGAGGCCGAAGCGGAAGCCCAGCACCAGGAGGTGCGGGACCTCAAATGGCGCGTGGCGCTCGGAACCGTGTTGACGGTTCCGGTGCTCTACGCGGCCATGGTTTCGCACTTCATCGGCAGCCGGTTCGTCCCGGATTTCCTGGAAAACCCGTATACGCAGCTGGTGCTGACCCTGCCGGTGATGTTCATTGTCGGCTGGCCGATCCACCGCATCGGCTGGCGCGCCCTGGCCAACCGCTCGGCGGAAATGAACAGCCTGATCGCCCTGGGAACCGCGGCCGCTTTCGGATACAGCCTGGCAGTGACCTTCTTCCCCGGGGTGTTTCCCGAAGAGGTCCGCGAGGTCTACTACGAGGTCGTCAGTTTCATCGTGACGGTCATCCTGCTGGGCCGCCTGGTGGAAGCCCGCGCACGTTCCGGCACGGGCGAGGCCATCCGCGCGCTCCTGGCCCTGACCCCGGCCACCGCCAGGGTGCTCAGGGACGGACAGGAAGTCGAAGTCGACGCCAACGAAGTGCAGGCCGGAGACAAAATCCGCGTACGCCCGGGGGAGAAGATTCCCGTCGACGGGGAAATCATCGAGGGACGGTCCACCATAGATGAATCAATGATCACCGGCGAAAGCGTCCCGGTCAGCAAAGGCGCCGGCGACCCGGTCACCGGGGCCACGGTGAACACGACCGGGGCATTCACCATGCGCGCTACCCGTGTCGGTGCCGAAACCGCCCTGGCGCAGATCATCAAGCTCGTCCAGGAAGCCCAGAGCTCGAAGGCACCCATCCAGCGCCTCGTCGATACCGTTGCCGGATACTTTGTGCCCGCGGTCGTCTTCATAGCCGTCATCGCCTTCGTCGTCTGGTTTGTCGTCGGTCCGGCCCTGACCCTGGCCGTGGTCGCGGCGGTGAGCGTTCTGATCATCGCCTGCCCGTGTGCGCTGGGCCTGGCCACACCCCTGTCGATCATGGTTGCCACCGGCAAGGGGGCCTCCATGGGCGTGCTGGTCAAGAGCGCCGAAGCTCTTGAATCCGCGCACAAGGCCGATACCGTGGTGCTGGATAAGACGGGCACGATCACCAGGGGCGAGCCGTCCCTGACCGATCTGGTTCCGGCTGCGGGCCAGGACCCGGACGAACTGCTGCGTCTCGTCGCTTCGGCAGAAGCCGACAGCGAACACCCGCTGGCCGCGGCCATCGTCCGGAACGCGCAGGAAAAAGGGCTGCGGCTCTCACCCGTGAGCGCCTTCGACTCCGTCACCGGCAAGGGAGTGAGGGCCAGTGTCGACGGCCGGGAGGTGCTGATCGGCAACATCCGCCTGCTCTCCGACGCGGCAATCGAAACCGGGCAGTTCGGCGAGCAGGCCGCCCGGCTCTCGGAAGAGGGCAAGACCCCCATGTATGTTGCCGTGGACGGGCAGGCGGCCGGCCTGGTGGCGGTCGCCGATACGCTCAAACCCAGCTCCCGCGCCGCGGTGGCCGCCCTCCACCGGCTCGGCGTCGAGGTCGTCATGATCACCGGGGACAACGCCGCCACCGCCCGTGCCGTAGCCGGCCAGGTAGGCATTGACCGGGTCCTGGCCGATGTCCTGCCCGAACACAAGGCAGCGGAGATCCGCACCCTGCAGGACCAGGGCAAACTTGTGGCCATGGTCGGCGACGGCATCAACGATGCACCCGCACTGGCCCAGGCCGACGTCGGCATCGCCATCGGCACCGGCACCGATGTTGCAATCGAAGCCGCCGACATCACCCTGATGTCGGGGGACCTGCAGGCCTTGGTCACGGCGGTCGCCCTGTCCAAGGCCACCATGCGCAACATCCGGCAGAACCTCTTCCTCGCCTTCGGCTACAACACCGCCGCCATCCCGATCGCCGCGGGACTGCTCTACCCGGCCACCGGAGCCCTGCTCTCGCCCATGATCGCCGCCGCCGCCATGGCCGTTTCAAGCATCAGCGTCGTTGTCAACGCCAGCCGGCTGCACCGCTTCGCCCCGGAACCGGCCGAAGAACCCGGCGACGCCGGAACGGTACCGGTGCCGGCCCAGGTGAAGGCTTCCGGAGCCGGCCGCTGA
- the lgt gene encoding prolipoprotein diacylglyceryl transferase, with amino-acid sequence MKPAIGPALTAGIPSPDWTGFTIGPLTIHAYALCILTGIAAGLWLTSARWKQRGGPQDAVWDIVVWAIPFGIIGGRLYHVVSSPDAYFGPNGDLSLIPQIWRGGLGIWGAVALGLLGAWIGCRRSGVRLTSFMDAAAPGLLLAQAIGRWGNWFNQELYGGPTTLPWGLQIDPGNPDYPAGLPAGTLFHPTFLYESLWNLLGVGILLLLDRRFGFRGGRLFWLYAAYYTLGRVWIEAMRIDDAELVLGLRLNIWTSILVFIFSIAAFIALGREQRKAGPPRSVYLPGQPAEDGNTMEREESRKHISSTNDAAGRRKTDPAQNNPERRDPQ; translated from the coding sequence ATGAAACCAGCCATTGGCCCTGCCTTAACCGCGGGCATCCCGAGCCCGGACTGGACCGGCTTCACCATCGGGCCCCTGACCATACATGCCTACGCACTGTGCATCCTGACCGGAATTGCCGCCGGCCTGTGGCTGACCTCCGCCCGCTGGAAACAACGCGGAGGACCGCAAGACGCCGTATGGGACATCGTTGTGTGGGCCATCCCGTTCGGCATCATCGGCGGCCGCCTCTACCATGTCGTTTCGTCACCGGACGCCTATTTCGGCCCCAACGGCGACCTGTCCCTGATCCCCCAGATCTGGCGCGGCGGCCTGGGGATCTGGGGCGCCGTCGCCCTGGGACTGCTCGGGGCATGGATCGGCTGCCGCCGCTCCGGAGTACGCCTCACCTCCTTCATGGACGCGGCCGCACCCGGGCTCCTGCTCGCCCAGGCCATCGGCCGCTGGGGAAACTGGTTCAACCAGGAGCTGTACGGAGGCCCGACAACACTGCCCTGGGGACTTCAAATCGACCCCGGCAACCCGGACTATCCTGCCGGCCTGCCAGCAGGTACCCTCTTCCACCCCACGTTCCTTTATGAGTCCCTGTGGAACCTGCTCGGGGTCGGCATTCTCCTGTTGCTGGACCGGCGTTTCGGATTCCGCGGCGGCCGTCTCTTCTGGCTTTACGCCGCCTACTACACGCTCGGACGCGTCTGGATAGAGGCGATGCGCATCGACGACGCCGAACTCGTGCTGGGCCTCCGCCTCAACATATGGACCAGCATCCTGGTCTTCATCTTCTCCATCGCTGCCTTTATCGCCCTCGGGCGGGAGCAGCGGAAAGCAGGGCCGCCACGGAGCGTATATCTTCCCGGCCAGCCCGCCGAAGACGGGAACACGATGGAACGCGAAGAAAGCCGGAAACACATAAGCAGTACAAACGACGCTGCCGGCCGCCGCAAGACGGATCCGGCCCAAAACAACCCTGAAAGGAGAGACCCGCAATGA
- a CDS encoding SHOCT domain-containing protein, with translation MMDFMGFGMAWMWIFGLLLLTGLVLLIVFLVRALSAGPNRGSRRSGEATRARGILEERYARGKLSTEEYQERLRILNENS, from the coding sequence ATGATGGACTTTATGGGATTCGGCATGGCGTGGATGTGGATCTTCGGCCTTCTGTTGCTCACGGGCCTGGTCCTGCTCATCGTTTTCCTGGTACGTGCCCTGTCCGCCGGCCCCAACCGAGGCAGCCGCAGGAGCGGAGAAGCTACACGTGCCCGGGGCATTCTGGAGGAGCGGTATGCGCGGGGGAAACTAAGTACCGAGGAATACCAGGAGCGCCTGCGCATCCTCAATGAGAATTCGTAG